In Halapricum desulfuricans, a single window of DNA contains:
- a CDS encoding IS4 family transposase, whose translation MRRLTTLFPSEFLEEHAEELGVVEREGKLQVPVLVWALVFGFAAGESRTLAGFRRSYNSTADETISPGGFYHRLTPTLAEYLRDLVERGLDEVAVPDAVDADIDRFRDVMIADGTVLRLHEFLSDEFQARHEEQAGATLHLLHNATDKTIERIDVTDEKTHDSTLFNTGSWLQGRLVLLDLAYFKYRRFALIDENDGYFVSRLKKSANPVITEELREWRGRAIPLEGKQIHDVVDDLSRKYIDVEVEAEFKRGPYEGTRSLDTKRFRVVGVRDEDADDYHLYITNLPREEFLPADLATLYRCRWEVETLFRELKTQYELDEFDTSDPDVVEILLYAALLSLLVSRELLDLVTEQADDEIVFPPERWAATFRSHAQLILHELGEYLGYSPPPLLERLIEDAQKIHQQRPILQETLATATQPRCES comes from the coding sequence ATGCGTCGGCTCACTACACTGTTTCCCTCCGAGTTCCTCGAAGAGCACGCCGAGGAACTCGGCGTGGTCGAACGAGAGGGAAAACTCCAGGTTCCAGTCCTCGTGTGGGCGCTCGTGTTCGGCTTCGCCGCAGGCGAGAGCCGAACACTCGCTGGGTTCAGACGCAGCTACAACTCCACAGCTGACGAAACGATCTCGCCCGGTGGCTTCTATCACCGGTTGACACCGACGCTGGCGGAGTACCTCCGCGACCTCGTTGAGCGCGGTCTCGACGAGGTCGCTGTTCCCGACGCTGTTGACGCTGATATCGACCGATTCAGGGACGTGATGATTGCTGATGGAACGGTGTTGCGGCTCCACGAGTTCCTCTCTGATGAGTTCCAAGCCCGTCACGAGGAGCAGGCTGGAGCGACGCTCCACCTGCTCCATAACGCCACCGACAAGACAATTGAACGGATCGACGTAACAGACGAGAAAACGCACGACAGCACGTTGTTCAATACAGGTTCGTGGCTGCAAGGACGGCTCGTTTTGCTCGATCTAGCGTACTTCAAGTACCGCCGCTTCGCGTTAATCGACGAGAACGACGGCTACTTCGTGAGTCGGCTGAAGAAGAGCGCGAACCCGGTGATAACAGAGGAATTACGGGAATGGCGCGGGCGCGCCATTCCCTTGGAGGGCAAGCAGATCCACGATGTGGTCGATGACCTCTCGCGGAAGTACATCGACGTAGAGGTCGAGGCGGAGTTCAAGCGAGGACCGTACGAAGGGACGCGCTCGCTGGATACGAAGCGGTTCCGCGTCGTCGGCGTCCGCGACGAGGACGCCGACGACTACCATCTCTACATCACGAATCTGCCGAGAGAGGAGTTTCTCCCGGCAGATCTAGCAACGCTGTATCGGTGTCGCTGGGAAGTAGAAACGTTGTTCCGTGAGCTGAAGACACAGTACGAACTGGATGAATTCGACACAAGCGACCCGGATGTCGTGGAGATTCTGCTGTATGCGGCGTTGCTGTCACTGCTGGTGAGTCGTGAGCTGTTGGATCTGGTCACCGAGCAGGCTGACGATGAGATCGTGTTTCCGCCGGAACGCTGGGCGGCGACCTTCCGGTCGCACGCCCAGCTCATCCTCCACGAACTCGGTGAGTACCTTGGCTACTCGCCACCGCCGCTGTTGGAGCGGCTGATCGAAGACGCACAGAAGATCCACCAGCAACGACCGATCTTACAAGAGACGCTCGCTACCGCCACGCAACCGAGGTGTGAGTCTTAG
- the gfo6 gene encoding D-xylose 1-dehydrogenase Gfo6 encodes MHSLGEYFDEFTHRDWQTLDPTAVDDTVRLAVVGLGWFTREWALPGIERSGFTEATVAIDIDSDAVATVANEHDLIGLTPEEFRNGVASEAYDAVYVATPNANHLEYAEIAADQGTALLCEKPLEASLDRARRLVTACNDADIPLMVGYRMQTDPAVRRLKELLREDFIGDVLHIHGTMSQMMLGELSEETDQWRLDPDLSGGCALMDLGIYPLNTTRFILDADPTEVYGHTRSEHDPFEEVDEHATFQLRFPDDVRALCSVSQNAQHASRLEITGTDGQLILDPAFYEREARELTLVRDGVESEIEFDPVHQLEEEFAYFGHHLLTDTNFVPDGEHALADMRILDAVYESAATGIPIAVE; translated from the coding sequence ATGCACTCTCTCGGCGAGTACTTCGACGAGTTCACCCACCGAGACTGGCAGACTCTCGATCCAACTGCCGTCGACGACACAGTCAGACTTGCAGTCGTCGGCCTCGGCTGGTTCACCCGCGAGTGGGCACTTCCAGGTATCGAGCGCTCGGGGTTCACCGAGGCGACTGTTGCAATCGACATCGACTCAGATGCCGTGGCCACTGTCGCGAACGAGCACGATCTCATAGGACTCACGCCCGAAGAATTCCGTAATGGGGTGGCCAGCGAGGCGTACGACGCGGTCTACGTCGCGACGCCGAACGCGAACCATCTCGAATATGCCGAAATCGCAGCCGATCAGGGCACTGCTCTCCTCTGTGAGAAGCCGCTGGAGGCATCTCTTGACCGAGCGAGGCGCCTCGTGACCGCTTGCAACGACGCTGATATCCCCCTGATGGTGGGATATCGGATGCAGACCGACCCCGCAGTGCGTCGTCTCAAAGAACTGCTCCGCGAGGATTTCATCGGTGATGTCCTCCACATTCACGGCACCATGTCACAGATGATGCTCGGAGAGTTGAGCGAGGAGACCGATCAGTGGCGATTGGACCCCGACCTCTCGGGCGGGTGTGCACTCATGGACCTCGGCATCTACCCACTCAACACGACGCGGTTCATCCTTGACGCCGACCCGACGGAAGTGTACGGTCACACACGCTCGGAGCATGACCCCTTCGAAGAGGTCGACGAACACGCCACCTTCCAGTTGCGATTCCCCGATGACGTTCGCGCGCTCTGTTCAGTGAGTCAGAACGCACAGCACGCCAGCCGACTTGAGATTACTGGCACCGACGGACAACTCATACTCGATCCCGCGTTCTACGAGCGGGAAGCCCGCGAACTCACACTCGTCCGCGATGGCGTCGAGTCGGAAATCGAATTCGATCCCGTCCATCAACTCGAAGAGGAGTTCGCGTACTTCGGCCATCACCTGCTGACCGACACCAATTTTGTCCCCGATGGCGAGCATGCACTGGCCGACATGCGCATCCTCGATGCGGTGTACGAGTCCGCAGCCACCGGCATTCCCATAGCCGTCGAGTGA
- a CDS encoding glutathione S-transferase family protein, translated as MNMLVDGEWRTDVYRTTNEDGEFERQETAFRDWVRDDPDARFQPEAGRYHLYVSYACPWAHRTLIARKLLGLEDAISVDVVDPYRGEDGWQFTPEKDGCTEDSLYGSDYLRELYVRADPETAGRVTVPVLWDTQTETIVNNESREILRMLDTEFDDVADRDVDLYPKGYREEVDRIIDEIYEPINNGVYRAGFADSQAAYDRAVEELFDALDHWDSVLADQRYLAGDRLTEADVCLFTTLVRFDEVYHTHFMCNHRLIREYDDLWPYLRDVYTTGNISETVYMDHIKEHYYTTHPDVSPKRIVPKGPDPDFEKPHDRDELPGEPPSRQSR; from the coding sequence ATGAACATGCTCGTCGACGGCGAGTGGCGGACAGACGTCTACCGGACGACCAACGAGGACGGAGAGTTCGAGCGCCAGGAGACGGCGTTCCGTGACTGGGTCCGCGACGACCCCGACGCGCGGTTCCAGCCGGAGGCCGGCCGGTATCACCTGTACGTCTCGTATGCCTGCCCGTGGGCCCACCGGACACTGATCGCGCGGAAACTGCTCGGACTCGAGGACGCCATCAGCGTCGACGTGGTCGATCCTTACCGCGGAGAGGACGGCTGGCAGTTCACGCCCGAAAAGGACGGCTGTACCGAGGACTCGCTGTACGGCTCGGACTATCTTCGGGAACTGTACGTGAGAGCCGACCCCGAGACGGCCGGTCGGGTGACCGTCCCCGTGCTCTGGGACACACAGACGGAGACGATCGTCAACAACGAGTCCAGAGAGATCCTGCGGATGCTCGATACCGAGTTCGACGACGTCGCGGACCGTGACGTCGACCTCTACCCGAAGGGGTATCGCGAGGAGGTCGACCGGATCATCGACGAGATCTACGAACCGATCAATAACGGCGTTTACCGCGCCGGATTCGCCGACTCACAGGCCGCCTACGATCGGGCTGTCGAGGAGCTGTTCGACGCCCTCGACCACTGGGACTCGGTACTTGCCGACCAGCGCTATCTCGCCGGCGACCGCCTGACTGAAGCCGATGTCTGTCTGTTCACGACGCTCGTCCGTTTCGACGAAGTCTATCACACGCATTTCATGTGCAATCACCGACTGATTCGGGAATACGACGATCTCTGGCCGTATCTTCGGGACGTGTATACGACCGGGAATATATCCGAGACAGTATACATGGACCACATCAAGGAACACTACTACACGACCCACCCCGACGTCAGCCCGAAGCGGATCGTCCCGAAAGGCCCCGATCCGGATTTCGAGAAGCCCCACGACCGGGACGAACTGCCGGGCGAGCCGCCGTCGAGACAGTCGCGCTAG
- a CDS encoding C2H2-type zinc finger protein: protein MTSETYDVPPGEPVYECPDCGRPFPERRLLALHRGLDHPDRLDEAERDAFESAYEAEAEPLRRYRIAAVGVLVVLYFGLLMAFALLG from the coding sequence ATGACCAGTGAAACGTACGACGTCCCGCCCGGAGAGCCGGTCTATGAGTGTCCCGACTGTGGACGACCGTTTCCGGAACGGCGGCTGCTCGCGTTACATCGCGGGCTCGACCATCCCGATCGTCTCGACGAAGCCGAACGGGACGCTTTCGAGTCCGCCTACGAGGCCGAAGCCGAGCCGCTCAGGCGCTACCGGATCGCCGCCGTCGGCGTGCTCGTGGTGCTGTACTTCGGGCTGCTGATGGCCTTTGCGCTACTGGGCTAG
- a CDS encoding cytochrome c oxidase subunit 3, giving the protein MSTADSEDHGGHHLPAVEDWPRGFGEASWWPFVTAVGGALVYVGVALVIWSSSSNPTLTTVGGTAVTLRVAAGGVLSTSVLLLLGGIYGWLYHAFVATYWEHGTEQRSSSSLRFGMVLFLGSEIATFGAGFVYYFFIRSGAWSTDAFPELLGSLVLINTAILLASSVTLHFAHVALRNGNRRRYVRLLGLTLLLGLIFIGGQAYEYYEFIVHKGFTVQGGAFNSAFYGLTGLHGAHVSLGALLLGIVFVRSLMGQYTQDRHTSVSTVSMYWHFVDLVWVFLVVSLYVGAEL; this is encoded by the coding sequence ATGAGCACCGCAGATTCCGAGGACCACGGAGGACACCACCTCCCCGCAGTCGAGGACTGGCCCCGCGGATTCGGCGAGGCGAGCTGGTGGCCCTTCGTCACGGCCGTCGGCGGAGCGTTGGTCTACGTCGGCGTAGCGCTTGTCATCTGGAGCAGCAGTTCGAACCCGACGCTGACGACGGTCGGCGGGACGGCGGTCACGCTACGGGTCGCCGCCGGTGGCGTCCTCTCGACGAGCGTCCTGCTGTTGCTCGGCGGGATCTACGGCTGGCTATATCACGCGTTCGTGGCTACCTATTGGGAACACGGTACCGAACAGCGAAGCAGCAGTTCGCTCCGGTTCGGGATGGTGCTGTTTCTCGGCTCGGAGATCGCGACGTTCGGCGCCGGTTTCGTCTACTACTTCTTCATCCGGTCCGGCGCCTGGAGCACGGACGCGTTCCCCGAGTTGCTCGGCAGCCTGGTGTTGATCAACACTGCCATCCTGCTGGCGAGTAGCGTGACACTGCACTTCGCCCACGTCGCGCTACGGAACGGCAACCGCCGGCGGTACGTCCGCCTGCTCGGGCTCACGCTCCTGCTCGGACTGATCTTCATCGGCGGCCAGGCTTACGAGTACTATGAGTTCATCGTTCACAAGGGCTTCACGGTTCAGGGCGGGGCCTTCAACAGCGCGTTCTACGGGCTGACTGGACTCCACGGGGCGCACGTCTCGCTGGGCGCGCTCCTGCTCGGGATCGTCTTCGTCCGTAGCCTCATGGGCCAATACACCCAGGACCGCCACACGTCCGTCAGCACCGTCTCGATGTACTGGCACTTCGTCGACCTGGTGTGGGTCTTCCTCGTCGTCTCGCTGTACGTCGGTGCTGAACTCTGA
- a CDS encoding segregation and condensation protein A: MTSEEIPLDIAGHETRDDERSLPDGGTSVVAGGEPDSGGPAGPDAADSDIEPVEVLVQLAEDGEIDPWDIDVVRVTDKFLDALESADLRTSGRALFYASVLVRMKSDALLDGDDGREEPDDDEPWVEPLGEEELGVDPFDQLDAEIDRRLERKRARGMPRTLDELVHELRDAERDSWWKESREYDTSDSPQGYQRGTQQLDYRSADDLRMDEEPTAAEVTGTAHAENIDEIIDSVEQALAEQYEAGRSEVLYREISDVGGSRVETFLGLLFLSHRGEVLLSQDDLFGDLWIENSGISDAAAD; this comes from the coding sequence ATGACTAGCGAGGAGATTCCACTGGACATCGCGGGCCACGAGACACGGGACGACGAGCGGAGTCTGCCCGACGGCGGCACGAGCGTCGTCGCAGGTGGCGAACCGGACAGCGGCGGGCCAGCCGGCCCGGACGCCGCTGATAGCGACATCGAACCGGTCGAGGTGCTGGTCCAGCTGGCCGAGGACGGCGAGATCGATCCCTGGGACATCGACGTCGTCCGGGTGACCGACAAGTTCCTCGACGCGCTCGAGTCGGCCGACCTGCGGACCTCGGGCCGGGCGCTGTTCTACGCGAGCGTCCTCGTGCGCATGAAAAGCGACGCCCTGCTGGACGGCGACGACGGCCGAGAGGAACCGGACGACGACGAACCCTGGGTCGAGCCGCTGGGCGAGGAGGAACTGGGCGTCGATCCCTTCGACCAGCTCGACGCGGAGATCGACCGCCGGCTCGAACGCAAGCGCGCTCGCGGGATGCCCCGGACGCTGGACGAACTCGTCCACGAACTGCGCGACGCCGAACGCGACTCTTGGTGGAAAGAGTCCCGCGAGTACGACACCAGCGACTCGCCGCAGGGCTACCAGCGCGGGACCCAGCAACTCGACTACCGGAGCGCCGACGACCTCCGCATGGACGAGGAGCCGACGGCGGCCGAAGTGACGGGAACGGCCCACGCCGAAAACATCGACGAAATAATCGACAGCGTCGAACAGGCGCTCGCCGAGCAGTACGAGGCCGGTCGGTCGGAGGTGCTCTATCGCGAGATCAGCGACGTCGGGGGCTCCCGCGTCGAGACGTTTCTGGGACTGCTCTTTCTGTCCCATCGGGGCGAAGTCCTGCTCTCGCAGGACGACCTCTTCGGCGATCTCTGGATCGAGAACTCGGGGATCAGCGATGCCGCAGCGGACTGA